In Spirosoma linguale DSM 74, one genomic interval encodes:
- a CDS encoding UvrD/REP helicase (PFAM: UvrD/REP helicase~KEGG: har:HEAR2199 DNA helicase II), whose translation MLVSSSVANPAQLQAIEATEGPLLIIAGPGSGKTKTLVDRIVRLIQLGTPAENLFVATFTEKAAKELVTRVSNQLLRSGLRVNLNEMYLGTLHSLFLRLLEEYREYTRLKRSYRILDDFDQQFVLYRNINRFMEIDDIEVLVGEPTRPRWERASDLVRLLNRVSEEYLDPIVLASSTDIPVRVLGEAYSIYREILLEENVLDFSVIQTEFLYLLENQPQILDKLQEKFRYLMIDEYQDTNTIQERIILLLTGPRHNLCVVGDDDQGLYRFRGASIRNILEFPDHFPAEKCTVIRLETNYRSHPDIITFYNNWMTRMDWTGGTSTTFRYDKTIVPRTEKFHTSPAVIRVGASGSPEQYHEEVLEFIRSLLASGKITDLNQIAMLFRSVKNDQVLALTEFLEENGVPVFSPRSALFFERDEVKLILGALIFLFPNLFEALKWQDDAQLSIWDRYQEWKLFFANALRADPAKHRDLIQWARQTAKIHAAMADSTTYAFAALLYQLLEFPLFSEFLNVNMTDPKRDLRAAYNIALLSKILYRFEYLYNVTILTPKNQQSVLQNFFNQYLRFVYEGGIQEYEDFDEMAPSGCISFMTIHQAKGLEFPVVMVGSLNAVPRTQREAVDLTPYLHKAPFEPAEETHRFDFWRLYYTAFSRPQNLLVLTTREKQGQGRSPSKYFDQVHYSLPSWRSPSFRLDDFTFDSLKPVNIKHEYSFTSHILLYENCPLQYKFYKELKFVEVRTGGVLGGSLLHQTIEDIHRHVLRGEPHNELTDEKIKSWYDLNYNLLAKQQRSQLRQAQLDALLRQILRYRDRQADKWHLIREAEVDVSLVKEDYILKGTIDLIEGENGTVELVDFKSGDKPDVNTTDPRLRRQVNQYRRQLEIYAHLVEERTGQTVSRMNLYYPKEESSSPYVSFPYNRDNVAVTVNSFDEVVKKIGNFDYDMTHTQKTDKLCGDCDMRYHCNPSKFSL comes from the coding sequence ATGTTAGTTTCATCTAGTGTAGCAAACCCTGCACAACTTCAGGCTATTGAAGCAACTGAAGGACCATTACTCATTATTGCTGGTCCAGGTTCGGGGAAAACAAAAACGCTGGTTGATCGAATTGTACGATTGATACAGCTGGGTACTCCGGCCGAAAATCTGTTTGTGGCCACGTTTACGGAGAAGGCCGCCAAAGAGCTGGTTACCCGTGTATCTAATCAACTTCTTAGGTCTGGTCTTCGGGTAAATCTCAATGAGATGTATCTGGGTACATTGCACTCCTTGTTTCTACGTCTGCTTGAGGAGTACCGCGAATACACCCGCTTAAAACGGAGTTACCGGATTCTGGATGACTTCGACCAGCAGTTTGTGCTCTACCGAAACATCAATCGATTTATGGAGATTGATGACATTGAGGTGCTGGTTGGTGAACCGACACGGCCGCGCTGGGAGCGGGCGTCTGATCTGGTACGACTTTTAAACAGAGTATCAGAAGAGTACCTGGACCCTATCGTTCTGGCCAGCTCAACGGATATTCCCGTTCGGGTTCTTGGAGAAGCCTATTCGATTTATCGTGAGATCTTACTGGAAGAAAACGTACTGGACTTTTCAGTGATACAAACCGAGTTCTTATACCTGCTCGAAAATCAGCCGCAAATTCTTGACAAGCTTCAGGAGAAATTTCGCTACCTGATGATTGACGAGTATCAAGACACCAATACCATTCAGGAGCGTATAATCCTTTTGCTGACAGGACCTCGACACAATTTATGCGTGGTGGGCGACGACGACCAGGGCCTTTACCGATTCCGGGGCGCATCGATTCGGAACATCCTTGAGTTCCCCGATCACTTCCCGGCTGAGAAGTGTACCGTTATCCGGCTTGAAACAAACTACCGCTCCCATCCAGACATCATCACGTTTTACAATAACTGGATGACTCGTATGGACTGGACCGGGGGCACATCAACTACGTTTCGGTACGACAAGACCATTGTACCTCGTACGGAAAAATTTCATACCTCTCCGGCCGTCATTCGGGTAGGGGCATCAGGCTCGCCCGAACAATACCATGAAGAAGTGCTGGAGTTCATTCGGTCGTTGCTGGCATCGGGAAAGATTACCGATCTGAATCAGATCGCCATGCTGTTCCGGTCGGTAAAAAACGATCAGGTGCTAGCACTAACGGAGTTTTTGGAAGAAAATGGCGTTCCGGTTTTTTCACCCCGATCGGCCCTGTTCTTTGAGCGCGACGAGGTAAAGCTAATTCTGGGGGCCCTTATCTTCCTGTTTCCTAACCTCTTTGAGGCTTTGAAATGGCAAGACGACGCACAATTAAGTATTTGGGATCGCTATCAGGAATGGAAGTTGTTTTTTGCCAATGCACTGCGAGCCGATCCGGCTAAACACCGTGATCTGATTCAGTGGGCACGGCAAACAGCTAAAATTCATGCGGCCATGGCAGATTCAACAACCTATGCCTTTGCGGCCCTGCTTTATCAGCTACTTGAATTTCCACTTTTCTCTGAGTTTCTGAACGTGAATATGACAGACCCGAAGCGAGACCTTCGGGCTGCTTACAACATTGCCCTTCTTTCCAAAATACTGTATCGCTTTGAGTATCTCTACAACGTAACAATCCTGACGCCAAAAAATCAGCAGTCGGTGCTTCAGAATTTCTTCAACCAGTACCTGCGGTTTGTGTACGAAGGTGGCATTCAGGAATATGAGGACTTTGATGAAATGGCCCCTTCCGGATGCATATCGTTTATGACAATTCACCAGGCAAAAGGGTTGGAGTTTCCCGTTGTTATGGTTGGGTCGTTGAATGCTGTCCCCCGTACTCAGCGGGAGGCCGTTGACTTAACTCCTTACTTACACAAAGCCCCGTTTGAACCTGCCGAAGAAACCCATCGCTTTGACTTTTGGCGACTGTATTACACCGCTTTTTCCAGACCTCAGAATTTGCTGGTCCTGACAACCCGGGAGAAACAAGGGCAGGGGCGTAGCCCATCCAAGTACTTCGATCAGGTACATTATTCGTTACCCTCTTGGCGCAGTCCGTCGTTCCGATTGGACGACTTTACGTTTGATTCACTTAAGCCGGTGAATATTAAGCATGAGTACTCGTTTACTTCGCACATTTTGCTGTATGAGAACTGTCCACTCCAGTATAAATTTTACAAGGAGCTAAAATTTGTTGAAGTACGGACGGGGGGCGTTTTAGGGGGCTCGCTGCTGCACCAGACGATTGAAGACATTCACCGGCACGTACTGCGCGGGGAGCCGCACAATGAATTGACGGATGAAAAAATAAAATCTTGGTACGATCTGAATTACAACTTACTTGCCAAACAGCAGCGAAGTCAGCTCCGGCAAGCACAACTTGACGCATTGCTCCGGCAGATTTTGCGGTATCGAGATCGACAAGCTGACAAATGGCACCTGATCCGGGAAGCCGAGGTCGACGTATCGCTGGTGAAGGAAGACTATATCCTGAAAGGTACCATTGATCTGATCGAAGGAGAAAACGGAACGGTTGAGTTGGTGGATTTTAAGTCGGGCGATAAGCCGGATGTGAACACAACTGACCCACGGCTAAGGAGGCAGGTAAACCAGTACCGAAGGCAGCTGGAGATTTATGCTCATTTGGTTGAAGAGCGAACGGGCCAGACCGTGTCCCGGATGAATTTATACTATCCGAAAGAAGAGAGTAGTAGTCCCTATGTGTCATTCCCGTACAACCGGGATAATGTGGCCGTTACGGTCAACTCGTTTGACGAGGTTGTGAAGAAGATAGGAAATTTTGATTACGATATGACACATACACAGAAGACCGATAAGTTGTGTGGCGACTGCGATATGCGGTATCATTGTAACCCAAGTAAATTTTCCCTATAA
- a CDS encoding transcriptional regulator, XRE family (SMART: helix-turn-helix domain protein) has translation MSNDRIIPGMEQLEKENDAYAALIARRMAKVREFLKMSQQELADEFGTTQNLIYRLENGLKVSREMFTLIALYYVKRHKVSYEWLYNPEPEEEPNVPMFTNEVIKRQRINDQREAQRLALLHQFMEEISKVEQKPE, from the coding sequence ATGAGTAACGACCGTATTATACCAGGAATGGAACAATTAGAAAAGGAAAATGATGCGTATGCAGCACTTATAGCCCGGCGTATGGCTAAAGTACGCGAGTTCCTGAAAATGAGCCAACAGGAACTCGCTGATGAGTTTGGTACCACGCAAAATCTGATCTATCGTTTAGAAAACGGGCTGAAGGTCTCGCGTGAAATGTTCACGCTGATTGCACTCTATTACGTAAAACGCCACAAGGTAAGCTACGAATGGCTTTACAACCCCGAGCCGGAGGAAGAGCCAAACGTACCTATGTTCACAAACGAAGTGATCAAGCGTCAACGTATTAATGACCAGCGTGAGGCCCAACGACTCGCACTACTCCATCAATTTATGGAAGAAATAAGTAAGGTTGAGCAAAAGCCAGAATAA
- a CDS encoding hypothetical protein (KEGG: cha:CHAB381_0143 hypothetical protein): MLTTKPQLSDYKQQIDLVQFLETEGFSKDRRKSTRRWPVLENAEGRKLIIGNNQKTNEYFYYNPEDSRDRGTIVDYVIDKLHIDTATREGWQQLHEFIGRYAGDLSHLAKSRSTDLVESQPPSDTSRSKAMSHYFRLDPLTNTDYLMDRRGLTVDTLGHRAFIGKIFNKTFISKKTGETVINTVFPMESEQGITAILLKNDSPTGLVNGHTWGERLESIWVSNLPKGHQPKEMLICESPIDALSYHQLHPPKEPYDRVYVATGGQPSSLQPLTVQRLIDRVKPELVILGHDNDNSGIRFNIGWVGRLQVPGQSIEQANHQLSISHNKNSNTLSIDVYGLPDEVVKRKPHLESLQEKVLTTLNKGYTPDMNRASADAMMHQGNHSLLTIHLPNHRPMLTRIEKLAVEWRGLTDKLVIKRPFSKDWNEELQSQKAKVDRPEPTLKNPSYKATPQKLI, from the coding sequence ATGCTAACTACTAAGCCGCAGTTATCCGACTATAAGCAGCAGATTGACCTGGTGCAGTTTCTGGAGACAGAGGGCTTCTCGAAGGATCGGCGAAAATCGACCCGGCGCTGGCCAGTACTCGAAAACGCCGAAGGTCGAAAACTCATTATCGGCAACAATCAAAAAACAAACGAATATTTTTATTACAACCCTGAAGATAGCCGTGACCGGGGGACGATTGTTGATTATGTGATTGACAAACTCCATATCGACACGGCAACGCGGGAAGGCTGGCAACAGCTTCACGAATTTATAGGTCGGTACGCCGGTGATTTGTCACACCTCGCTAAAAGCCGTTCTACCGATCTGGTTGAAAGTCAACCGCCTTCTGACACGAGCCGGAGTAAGGCGATGTCCCATTACTTCAGACTTGATCCACTAACCAATACGGATTATCTCATGGACAGGCGAGGCTTAACGGTCGACACACTTGGCCACCGGGCATTCATCGGCAAAATCTTTAATAAGACGTTTATAAGCAAGAAAACTGGGGAAACGGTCATCAATACAGTGTTTCCGATGGAGAGTGAACAGGGCATTACGGCCATTTTGCTGAAAAACGACAGTCCAACGGGTTTAGTGAATGGGCATACATGGGGCGAGCGCCTGGAAAGTATCTGGGTGTCGAACCTGCCAAAAGGTCATCAGCCTAAGGAAATGTTGATTTGTGAAAGTCCGATTGACGCCTTATCGTATCACCAGCTTCACCCACCGAAGGAACCCTATGACCGGGTCTATGTTGCTACAGGTGGGCAACCTTCTTCACTTCAGCCCCTAACAGTACAACGGCTGATAGACCGGGTCAAACCTGAACTGGTTATCTTGGGCCACGACAATGATAACAGCGGTATTCGGTTCAATATTGGTTGGGTCGGCCGACTTCAAGTTCCAGGCCAATCTATTGAGCAGGCGAATCACCAGTTAAGTATCAGTCACAATAAGAACAGTAACACCCTGTCTATTGACGTATATGGGTTACCGGATGAAGTTGTAAAGCGGAAGCCGCACCTGGAGTCGCTTCAGGAAAAGGTATTGACAACCCTAAACAAAGGGTACACGCCCGATATGAACAGAGCAAGCGCGGATGCCATGATGCATCAGGGAAACCATAGTTTGCTGACTATTCACCTACCTAACCACCGCCCAATGCTGACCCGGATAGAAAAACTGGCCGTCGAATGGCGGGGGCTTACCGACAAATTGGTTATCAAACGCCCCTTTTCAAAGGATTGGAACGAGGAATTACAATCACAAAAAGCAAAAGTCGACCGGCCAGAACCCACTCTGAAGAACCCATCTTATAAAGCTACTCCACAAAAATTAATATAG
- a CDS encoding conserved hypothetical protein (KEGG: afr:AFE_1012 hypothetical protein): MNSRKPNRPFAADYTYTVERNIIAIVDLDLGNRSVTNDIDYVLADICAEVGDLSGYSVIYKDSMGRWDGVRIVNNSVQFYGLGEADKKSAMSRLLHLLD; this comes from the coding sequence ATGAATAGTAGAAAACCAAATAGGCCATTTGCCGCCGATTATACCTATACTGTTGAGAGAAATATCATTGCGATTGTTGATCTCGATCTTGGTAACAGGAGCGTCACGAACGACATTGATTATGTATTAGCAGATATCTGTGCTGAGGTAGGCGACCTGTCAGGTTACAGCGTCATTTACAAGGATAGTATGGGTCGTTGGGACGGCGTACGTATAGTCAATAATAGCGTTCAGTTTTATGGGCTCGGGGAGGCTGATAAAAAGAGTGCTATGAGTCGGTTGTTGCATCTGCTCGACTAA
- a CDS encoding PilT protein domain protein (PFAM: PilT protein domain protein~KEGG: mch:Mchl_3439 PilT protein domain protein), giving the protein MRILIDTHILLWVLEADDQLSARATELIRSTINEVFVSAVSLLEISIKKKIGKLDTTRTATEISQEMTRVLAIQLLPVLPHHLDAYQSIPLYEDHRDPFDRLLIATAFADNLTLISDDSKFDRYTPFVTLIR; this is encoded by the coding sequence ATGCGCATACTGATTGATACGCATATCCTATTATGGGTGCTTGAAGCAGACGATCAATTATCAGCTCGGGCAACGGAGTTGATCCGTAGTACCATCAACGAAGTGTTTGTAAGTGCCGTATCTCTGCTTGAAATCTCCATCAAGAAAAAGATTGGCAAGCTGGACACTACCCGAACGGCTACTGAAATCTCCCAGGAGATGACCCGTGTGTTAGCCATTCAACTCCTGCCTGTCCTGCCTCATCATTTAGATGCCTATCAGTCGATCCCGCTGTATGAGGATCACCGCGATCCCTTCGACCGGTTATTAATCGCTACGGCTTTTGCCGATAACCTCACGTTGATATCTGACGATAGCAAGTTTGATCGGTACACACCTTTCGTGACCTTGATTCGATAG
- a CDS encoding Peptidase M23 (PFAM: Peptidase M23~KEGG: dal:Dalk_0953 peptidase M23) yields MNLKCLGVSTTLLLLCVKTLQAQVVFSSPSSSLDTSTAQHSPVGFRVSCFESTINLPNEASSKVFGTTPDIDSLLTCYADSIFNGLNAPKLSLGNRSHQLQFIPAIPPLRLLSWREYRVTSKFGWRTHPIRGNSSYHNGMDIAQPAGTPVYATAFGVVKWVKWEVDGLGLAVCIKHPTGYESIYGHLSTHAVRERNIIQQGAIIGQVGSTGRSTGPHLHYAILFQGKPVDPDRYCFLWIKQTKVDSSQIQQHRLIGPGIFQKSAKRIIERD; encoded by the coding sequence ATGAATTTGAAGTGCCTCGGAGTTAGTACTACTCTCCTGCTACTGTGTGTGAAGACGCTTCAGGCGCAGGTCGTTTTCTCTTCTCCTAGTTCATCCTTGGATACGTCAACAGCCCAGCATAGTCCCGTCGGCTTTCGAGTTAGTTGCTTCGAATCAACGATAAACTTGCCGAATGAGGCTTCATCAAAAGTGTTTGGTACCACTCCGGACATAGACTCACTACTGACGTGCTATGCAGACAGTATTTTTAATGGGTTGAATGCTCCTAAACTTTCTTTGGGCAACCGTTCACACCAGTTACAGTTTATTCCTGCCATACCACCCTTGCGGTTATTGTCCTGGCGGGAATACCGTGTTACCAGTAAGTTCGGCTGGCGTACTCATCCAATTCGCGGAAATAGTAGCTACCATAACGGCATGGACATAGCTCAACCAGCTGGCACACCGGTTTATGCAACTGCCTTTGGCGTTGTAAAATGGGTAAAGTGGGAAGTGGATGGATTGGGACTAGCCGTTTGTATAAAGCACCCAACGGGCTACGAGTCCATCTATGGCCATCTTTCTACCCATGCAGTCCGAGAGAGGAATATTATCCAACAAGGAGCGATAATTGGACAGGTAGGCAGTACGGGGCGCTCTACGGGACCGCACTTACACTATGCAATACTATTTCAGGGTAAGCCTGTTGATCCAGATCGGTATTGTTTTTTATGGATCAAGCAAACCAAAGTCGATTCATCCCAGATCCAACAGCATCGGTTGATCGGGCCAGGTATATTTCAAAAAAGTGCCAAACGTATAATTGAGCGGGATTGA
- a CDS encoding hypothetical protein (KEGG: bpy:Bphyt_3116 hypothetical protein) yields MITYKIYQFSNFEESHKEYFDSLLNVIISQNILSSNIDEIIITDDLSGEITRYCENRFRTPNITRSREFKAVAKTVDFDGIKKIFFDANYVNGLVKWTPQVFFEQLIEIYSEDIINSVFQVPRIYYPETALSEILKIFLFQWSTKIISNIIRNKLPYEKDTIHSDVKIYVNAFKRNVRKLHYRYQDDLDLQIFWIAILTEVDDLVRRSLEVKFDSGSFESLQEFSIVSQLLIELEVQTENILDQKNVDVYNIKKYILEVLKLCYIDVPSEDPMEVIVLESPKKLFKGSLVDTEPRIVAFIDILGFSAIIKEYDSDKTSNLLNELHETLELAVQVSIENIIDSKAKTDLQEYLEYRMFSDCICISLPYIEFGNDFHIQFHSIATVVKSYQLSMMQKGFFVRGGISIGSFYADKNMIFSGGLVSAYKLEQSTGHPVIAVDKIILERLSINYKENTRGLFYDELLLYPREEPEKVFLNPFDLLDNSIKYFDYLQTSLDELVETEDGTDYLGTLTKSLLDMTKSFTQPIFDFAKSQVNKESIDIIKQQILFYVDKQIEKYETLVSTYDSTDKRVGEMERILSKYIFLKSLIKWTSEKSETFLIYGFV; encoded by the coding sequence ATGATTACGTACAAAATTTATCAATTCTCAAACTTTGAAGAGAGCCATAAGGAGTATTTTGATTCCTTGCTCAATGTTATAATTAGTCAAAATATTTTAAGTTCAAACATTGATGAAATAATAATTACTGATGATTTGAGCGGGGAAATCACACGTTATTGTGAAAATCGCTTTAGAACGCCAAACATTACGAGATCAAGAGAGTTCAAAGCAGTTGCAAAGACTGTTGATTTTGATGGAATAAAAAAGATATTTTTTGATGCTAATTACGTTAACGGCCTTGTTAAGTGGACACCTCAAGTATTTTTTGAACAGCTAATAGAAATTTATTCTGAAGATATTATAAATTCAGTTTTTCAAGTTCCGCGCATCTATTACCCCGAGACGGCTCTTTCAGAAATTTTGAAAATCTTTTTATTTCAATGGAGTACAAAAATTATATCCAATATAATACGGAATAAATTACCTTATGAAAAAGACACTATTCATTCAGATGTTAAAATATATGTAAATGCATTCAAGCGAAATGTACGTAAACTTCATTATCGTTATCAAGATGATTTAGATTTACAAATTTTCTGGATTGCCATTCTTACAGAAGTTGATGATTTAGTAAGACGATCCTTAGAAGTAAAATTCGACAGTGGAAGTTTCGAGAGCTTACAAGAGTTTAGCATTGTGTCTCAACTTCTAATCGAATTAGAAGTTCAAACGGAAAATATTTTGGATCAAAAAAATGTAGATGTATATAATATAAAAAAGTATATTTTAGAAGTTCTTAAGTTGTGTTATATAGATGTACCGAGTGAAGATCCTATGGAAGTAATAGTACTGGAATCTCCCAAAAAACTCTTTAAAGGTAGCCTTGTAGATACAGAACCGAGAATTGTTGCATTTATTGATATACTTGGGTTTTCAGCGATAATCAAGGAATATGATTCCGACAAAACATCTAATCTACTTAATGAATTACACGAAACACTGGAATTAGCAGTCCAAGTTTCGATTGAGAATATAATTGACTCAAAGGCCAAAACAGATCTCCAAGAATATTTGGAATATAGAATGTTTTCTGACTGTATATGTATATCATTACCATATATAGAGTTTGGCAATGACTTTCATATTCAGTTTCATTCAATAGCTACTGTGGTTAAATCATACCAACTGTCAATGATGCAAAAAGGATTCTTCGTAAGAGGGGGAATATCTATTGGAAGTTTTTATGCAGACAAAAATATGATATTTTCGGGAGGTCTTGTTAGTGCCTATAAATTAGAGCAATCTACTGGTCACCCTGTTATCGCGGTCGATAAGATTATTTTAGAGCGGCTATCTATAAATTACAAAGAAAATACTAGAGGCTTGTTTTATGACGAACTACTTTTATATCCGAGAGAAGAACCTGAAAAAGTTTTTCTGAATCCTTTTGATTTATTAGATAACTCCATAAAGTATTTCGATTATTTACAAACAAGTTTAGATGAGTTAGTTGAAACAGAAGATGGCACAGATTATTTAGGTACATTAACAAAGTCACTTTTAGATATGACAAAATCTTTCACTCAACCTATATTTGATTTTGCAAAATCTCAAGTAAATAAAGAAAGTATAGATATAATAAAACAGCAAATATTATTCTATGTAGATAAGCAAATCGAAAAGTATGAAACATTAGTTTCAACTTACGATTCTACCGATAAGCGAGTCGGAGAGATGGAAAGAATATTAAGCAAATACATATTTTTGAAATCATTAATAAAATGGACATCAGAAAAAAGTGAAACATTTCTGATTTATGGTTTTGTTTAA
- a CDS encoding DNA methylase N-4/N-6 domain protein (PFAM: DNA methylase N-4/N-6 domain protein~KEGG: har:HEAR2198 putative site-specific DNA- methyltransferase (adenine-specific)) has translation MQTDLNLNVRTKQEDVTVEKYQFEQPIKGYPELRWQGKRPFTTTQFYPAQLKETYGEETDGWMNQIFWGDNLQVMSHLLKKFRGQVDLIYIDPPFDSKADYKKKIQLRGKDIMNDATSFEEKQYTDIWTNDEYLQFMYERLIILKELLSEKGSIYVHCDYHKSHYIRSLLDEIFGQNNFLNEIVWKRTAAHSDAKQGAKFFGRQHDIIFYYCKSLNYIWNQQYIPYSDDYIKQNYRMKDEDGRAFQTVDLTARKPGGDTSYEWKGYTLSSGRYWAYSKANMEKFEQEGKIYYTSSGLPRLKYYLDEMPGVSLQDMWTDVKLLSSHSGERVDYPTQKPETLLERIIQVSSNPGDLVFDCFMGSGTTQSVAMKLGRRFIGADINLGAIQTTTKRLIKIANELNGKVNDGTVYTGFQVYNVNHYDVFRNPLEAKELLMKALEVEPAPGGGLFDGEKDGRLIKVMPVNRIATRADLNELLSNIDLRAYEKKKSEAPNRPVEQITLICMGHEPDLAAQLKNEIKTMGYAVDVEVVDVLRDRSKLEFKRDAEAEISIENNQLLIREFFPMNLLQKLSLMKEDVGNWKELVESVLIDWNYDGAVLEPATVDIPEGSNLVRGVYPVPANHGTIRVKITDLLSESLEQTVTIY, from the coding sequence ATGCAAACAGATCTTAACCTCAACGTCCGCACCAAACAAGAAGACGTTACAGTAGAAAAGTATCAATTCGAGCAACCTATAAAAGGTTATCCTGAGCTTAGGTGGCAAGGGAAACGGCCATTTACAACTACACAGTTTTACCCGGCCCAACTCAAAGAAACTTATGGTGAAGAAACGGATGGCTGGATGAACCAAATCTTCTGGGGTGATAATCTCCAAGTTATGAGTCATCTGTTGAAGAAATTCCGGGGCCAAGTTGATTTGATATATATCGACCCTCCATTTGATTCTAAAGCAGATTATAAAAAGAAGATTCAGCTACGTGGTAAGGATATCATGAACGATGCCACAAGTTTTGAAGAAAAGCAATATACGGATATTTGGACGAATGACGAGTACTTGCAATTTATGTACGAGCGACTTATAATACTCAAGGAATTATTGTCCGAAAAAGGCAGTATTTATGTTCATTGCGACTATCATAAAAGCCATTACATCCGCAGTCTATTGGACGAAATTTTTGGACAGAATAACTTCTTAAATGAGATTGTTTGGAAAAGAACAGCCGCGCATAGCGATGCTAAACAAGGTGCAAAATTCTTTGGACGACAACACGACATAATTTTTTATTACTGTAAAAGCTTAAATTACATTTGGAATCAGCAATATATACCATACAGCGATGATTATATAAAGCAAAATTATCGCATGAAAGATGAAGACGGAAGAGCTTTTCAAACGGTTGATTTAACTGCAAGAAAACCGGGAGGAGATACTTCCTATGAATGGAAAGGATATACGTTAAGTAGCGGTAGATATTGGGCATATTCTAAAGCAAATATGGAAAAGTTTGAGCAGGAAGGGAAAATTTATTACACAAGTAGCGGTTTACCCAGACTGAAATATTATCTCGACGAAATGCCCGGAGTTTCACTTCAAGATATGTGGACGGATGTAAAACTGTTAAGTTCACATTCAGGAGAACGAGTTGATTATCCAACTCAAAAACCTGAAACCCTACTCGAAAGAATAATTCAAGTTTCCTCTAACCCAGGCGACCTTGTCTTCGATTGCTTTATGGGTAGCGGTACTACGCAGTCCGTAGCTATGAAACTAGGTCGACGGTTCATTGGAGCAGATATTAACCTAGGTGCTATTCAGACCACAACGAAACGACTCATTAAAATTGCAAACGAGTTAAATGGCAAAGTGAACGACGGTACTGTTTATACGGGGTTTCAAGTATATAATGTCAATCATTACGACGTTTTTCGAAATCCGCTCGAAGCAAAAGAACTGCTAATGAAGGCACTTGAAGTTGAACCCGCTCCGGGTGGTGGGCTGTTCGACGGTGAGAAAGATGGGCGGCTGATTAAAGTAATGCCCGTCAACCGGATTGCAACCCGCGCTGATCTGAATGAACTGCTCAGCAACATAGACCTTAGAGCTTACGAGAAAAAGAAGTCCGAAGCCCCAAACCGGCCCGTTGAACAAATTACGCTCATCTGCATGGGGCATGAACCTGACTTGGCAGCCCAGCTCAAAAATGAGATAAAAACGATGGGTTATGCAGTCGACGTAGAAGTGGTCGATGTGTTACGCGACCGTTCCAAGCTGGAGTTCAAACGGGACGCCGAAGCGGAGATCAGCATCGAAAACAACCAACTCCTCATCCGAGAGTTCTTCCCCATGAACCTCCTGCAAAAGCTTTCGCTCATGAAAGAAGACGTAGGCAACTGGAAAGAGCTGGTCGAATCGGTCCTGATTGACTGGAACTACGACGGAGCTGTACTCGAACCAGCAACGGTCGATATTCCCGAGGGGAGCAACCTTGTTCGGGGTGTCTACCCGGTTCCTGCTAACCATGGTACAATCCGGGTGAAGATAACGGATCTGCTATCTGAATCGCTCGAACAAACCGTAACGATTTACTAA